Proteins encoded by one window of Bacillota bacterium:
- a CDS encoding IS110 family transposase: MEVLYERCGALDVHKKLVVACVATPEGKETKTFGTMTSELLELADYLVSKGCTHVAMESTGVYWKPIYNILEGTGIEVLVVNARDIKAVPGRKTDVKDAEWI, from the coding sequence ATGGAGGTACTGTACGAGCGTTGCGGTGCGCTTGATGTTCACAAGAAGCTCGTGGTTGCGTGTGTCGCGACTCCAGAGGGGAAAGAGACCAAGACCTTCGGCACGATGACGAGCGAGTTGCTGGAGCTAGCTGATTATCTCGTGTCCAAGGGGTGCACGCACGTGGCAATGGAGAGCACGGGCGTGTACTGGAAACCCATCTATAACATTCTCGAGGGAACGGGAATTGAAGTTCTGGTTGTCAATGCCCGGGATATCAAGGCAGTGCCGGGGCGGAAGACGGACGTGAAGGACGCAGAGTGGATCT
- a CDS encoding helix-turn-helix domain-containing protein, translated as MATFAERLKSLRDQRGLTQDGLASALGVSRSTIAGYEAPSKEREPDFALVRRLADFFGVSSDYLLAIRVSRDMSQRNLADRLGITVPQLARYESAIEPLPDELVDKLADVFKVDRR; from the coding sequence ATGGCAACATTCGCGGAGAGGCTTAAGAGCCTGCGAGATCAAAGAGGGCTCACTCAAGATGGACTGGCTTCTGCTCTGGGCGTCTCGCGTTCCACAATCGCTGGATACGAGGCCCCGAGCAAGGAACGAGAGCCCGACTTCGCGCTTGTCCGCCGCTTGGCCGACTTCTTCGGCGTCAGCAGCGACTATCTCCTTGCGATCCGCGTCTCGCGCGACATGAGCCAGCGGAACCTTGCGGACCGCCTCGGCATCACGGTCCCGCAGCTCGCCCGGTACGAGAGCGCCATCGAGCCGCTGCCGGATGAGCTCGTGGACAAGCTCGCCGACGTGTTCAAGGTCGACCGACGGTAA
- a CDS encoding ImmA/IrrE family metallo-endopeptidase: MSKAVQRARIVLMRYHDRGSEVVDVEGFPRAEGVQVVRWPLNDPVSGVLLREPSPVVSVNAAHNINRQRFMMAHEYYHYLYHKSLDKLMCMTNLDDTRTCEREANRFAASLLMPGHVVRDLLHQYDSETVAERIMVSAEALQWRLKELGIVEGMPA, from the coding sequence GTGTCGAAGGCGGTCCAGCGGGCCCGGATCGTCCTGATGCGCTATCACGATCGAGGGTCCGAAGTCGTCGATGTGGAGGGATTCCCGAGAGCGGAAGGAGTGCAAGTTGTTCGCTGGCCTCTCAACGATCCAGTGTCCGGAGTCCTATTACGAGAACCCTCACCGGTAGTCTCCGTCAACGCAGCACACAACATCAACCGTCAACGCTTCATGATGGCCCACGAATACTACCACTACCTGTACCACAAGTCGCTGGACAAGCTGATGTGCATGACCAACCTCGACGATACCAGGACGTGTGAACGCGAGGCGAACAGGTTCGCGGCGTCTCTGCTCATGCCCGGGCACGTCGTTCGCGACTTGCTGCACCAGTATGACTCCGAGACAGTTGCCGAAAGGATAATGGTATCCGCGGAGGCGCTGCAGTGGAGGCTGAAGGAACTCGGGATCGTGGAGGGTATGCCAGCGTAG
- a CDS encoding zinc ribbon domain-containing protein, with protein MSKCPDCGTENAEHNEFCTHCGASLSGPHLYSHTHASTSSPGSGSTIAAGGNKQSVELLQRELRDFRRHLLAHTSGLAGALSAILPGLGQIYAGSPGSGIPIMLAWVIGLLVYATWCIRTLTQPRFSWEPSPTLTVGHVLVGLMIVVLWVFNILHAISVSETLQGGK; from the coding sequence ATGAGCAAGTGTCCTGACTGTGGGACGGAAAACGCGGAGCACAACGAATTCTGTACGCATTGCGGAGCAAGCCTGTCAGGGCCTCATCTATATAGCCATACACATGCCTCAACGTCCAGCCCAGGATCCGGCTCGACGATTGCCGCCGGCGGCAATAAGCAAAGTGTGGAGCTGCTGCAACGCGAATTACGCGATTTCAGGCGTCATCTCCTTGCTCATACATCGGGACTCGCTGGGGCGCTATCCGCAATCTTGCCAGGCCTCGGCCAGATATATGCAGGCAGCCCCGGCTCGGGGATACCAATCATGCTTGCATGGGTGATTGGCCTGCTTGTGTATGCCACTTGGTGCATTCGTACTCTCACCCAGCCGAGATTCAGTTGGGAACCTTCTCCAACACTAACGGTTGGACACGTGCTGGTCGGTCTCATGATAGTTGTACTGTGGGTATTCAACATTCTGCACGCAATCAGCGTGAGTGAGACATTACAAGGGGGCAAATGA
- a CDS encoding serine/threonine protein kinase produces the protein MGMEIVSEIRAEILQQIGVGEGRNSTVYLARDLQLNGHIALKEVPLDQFENPDEYFREAVTLFATACSRVVPVQYACKGDDCVRIAMPYFAKGSLSKIIQRHPLTTREIVTYGQHILAGLHHIHATGFVHFDIKPTNILIGNDGTALVSDFGQSRRVNDLGVASVPPLYLYHWPPECLVSNMTTKLSDIYQVGLTLYRLANGDAFFKSQVHPSSSRDRLSQLIATGHFPRRDRFLAHVPSSLRRVIRKALQLDPSRRYQTALEMADALGRVDSLLDWQYRWDGIGHLWFRRSATHEWRIIMEPDAHGWRIKGCTIRLSDNLTRARKPWNCGPLPLRKAEQVIRRVFQDMEAEQ, from the coding sequence ATGGGGATGGAAATAGTGTCTGAAATCCGAGCCGAAATACTCCAGCAAATCGGTGTCGGTGAGGGAAGGAATTCGACAGTGTACCTTGCTCGCGATCTTCAGCTTAATGGGCATATAGCCCTGAAGGAAGTACCCCTGGATCAGTTCGAGAACCCCGATGAGTATTTCCGGGAGGCGGTCACTCTTTTTGCCACTGCCTGTAGCAGGGTCGTGCCCGTTCAGTATGCCTGCAAGGGCGACGACTGCGTAAGGATAGCTATGCCGTATTTCGCGAAGGGATCGCTCAGCAAGATCATTCAGAGACACCCTTTGACTACTAGAGAAATAGTGACTTACGGACAACACATTCTAGCTGGGCTTCATCACATCCATGCAACAGGATTCGTACACTTTGACATCAAGCCAACGAACATCTTAATCGGCAATGATGGGACTGCCCTGGTATCTGACTTTGGCCAGTCCCGGAGAGTAAACGATCTGGGGGTGGCAAGTGTTCCCCCATTGTATCTCTATCATTGGCCACCAGAATGCCTTGTGTCCAATATGACCACCAAGCTATCAGACATCTACCAGGTAGGGCTAACCCTCTATAGGCTTGCAAACGGCGATGCCTTTTTCAAAAGCCAGGTACATCCCTCAAGCTCGAGAGACAGGTTGTCGCAGCTAATCGCTACTGGCCATTTCCCCCGCCGCGATCGTTTCCTGGCTCATGTTCCCAGCTCTCTGCGAAGAGTGATTAGGAAAGCACTCCAACTGGATCCTAGCCGCAGATACCAGACGGCGTTGGAGATGGCTGATGCACTCGGACGAGTTGATTCCCTGCTAGATTGGCAATATAGGTGGGATGGGATTGGGCATTTGTGGTTCCGCAGGTCTGCGACCCATGAGTGGAGAATTATTATGGAGCCCGACGCTCACGGGTGGCGAATCAAAGGGTGCACGATTCGTTTGTCCGACAATCTGACCCGTGCTAGGAAGCCCTGGAACTGCGGCCCGTTACCACTCCGCAAGGCGGAGCAAGTGATAAGAAGGGTGTTCCAGGATATGGAGGCGGAACAGTAG
- a CDS encoding site-specific integrase — protein sequence MRGHIEKRWSSSYTIIIDLGKDPSTGKRKRIAKNIATEDREVAEREMRRMMSELDDGTYVEPTALTLGDWCRQWYDMQKDRLGPKTRRRYAECIDLRLIPRLGHIRLDKLQPLHIQRFYVELSRAGRTGKANGADKADEDTQDARPLSPGLIRYHHAVLYKALEAAVKFRLIRQNPASGLELPKLPRWQARVKPLTPEQIASMLADARKTPYYIPILLAVTCGLRRGEILGLRWQDVDLEAGRLTINQTLGYTPEEGIYMKDAKTDGSHATVTIPPITVDALRAHRAERNKRRLKKGEGWKDFDLVCDRGDGAPCHPDSISSWFPKWMKGRGTDGITFHGLRHAHATWLISLGLAYIRRRYKSASGTGTSAPR from the coding sequence TTGCGAGGCCATATCGAAAAGCGCTGGAGCTCTTCGTACACAATCATCATCGACCTTGGGAAAGATCCATCTACCGGCAAGCGCAAGCGCATCGCCAAGAACATCGCGACCGAGGACCGCGAGGTAGCCGAGCGCGAGATGCGCCGGATGATGAGTGAGCTCGATGACGGCACATATGTGGAGCCAACTGCCCTCACCCTCGGCGACTGGTGTCGCCAGTGGTATGACATGCAGAAGGATCGCCTCGGGCCTAAGACGCGCAGGCGCTATGCCGAGTGCATCGACCTGCGACTCATCCCGAGGCTCGGCCACATACGGCTGGACAAGCTGCAGCCGCTACACATACAGCGGTTCTACGTCGAACTCAGCCGCGCCGGGCGGACCGGCAAGGCCAACGGCGCTGACAAGGCCGATGAGGACACCCAGGACGCCCGGCCGCTATCGCCAGGGTTGATACGCTATCACCATGCGGTCCTCTACAAGGCTCTGGAGGCGGCCGTGAAGTTCCGCCTCATTAGGCAGAACCCCGCCTCGGGCCTGGAGCTCCCCAAGCTCCCGCGCTGGCAGGCGAGGGTAAAGCCCCTTACTCCGGAGCAGATCGCGTCCATGCTTGCGGACGCCCGTAAGACCCCATACTACATCCCGATCCTTCTGGCGGTCACATGCGGGCTCCGCCGAGGCGAGATCCTCGGCCTGCGGTGGCAGGACGTGGACCTCGAAGCCGGCCGGCTTACCATCAACCAAACCCTGGGGTACACGCCCGAAGAGGGCATATACATGAAGGACGCGAAGACCGATGGGAGTCACGCCACCGTGACGATCCCGCCAATCACCGTTGACGCCCTACGCGCTCACCGCGCGGAGCGGAACAAGCGCAGGCTCAAGAAGGGCGAGGGGTGGAAGGACTTCGACCTCGTCTGCGATCGCGGCGATGGCGCCCCCTGTCACCCTGACTCCATCTCCTCCTGGTTCCCTAAGTGGATGAAGGGCCGCGGCACAGACGGGATCACGTTCCACGGCCTTCGGCACGCGCACGCCACATGGCTGATCTCCCTGGGCCTAGCCTACATCCGAAGGAGATACAAGAGCGCCTCCGGCACCGGGACATCAGCACCACGATGA
- a CDS encoding helix-turn-helix domain-containing protein: MDERSEALRVEEVARLLQVSPRTVYVLLKYGKLRGVRIGRAWRVPRDEVDKFLHPDRPSTSES; the protein is encoded by the coding sequence ATGGATGAGCGGTCCGAAGCGCTGAGAGTTGAGGAGGTTGCCCGGCTGTTGCAGGTGTCCCCTAGAACAGTGTACGTGCTCCTGAAGTATGGCAAATTGCGCGGCGTGAGGATAGGGCGCGCGTGGCGCGTGCCTCGGGATGAGGTTGACAAGTTCCTGCACCCTGACCGGCCGTCAACCTCGGAAAGTTGA
- a CDS encoding helix-turn-helix domain-containing protein, which translates to MSRVTMPAKQAAEYLGMSYWKLLEYAKAGKIPHVRLPGKLLFRRESLDKWLEQQEQASLHCEPESVPGQIRKLS; encoded by the coding sequence ATGAGTAGGGTGACCATGCCGGCGAAACAAGCGGCTGAATACTTAGGAATGAGTTATTGGAAACTGCTGGAGTACGCCAAGGCGGGAAAGATCCCTCACGTGCGCCTCCCCGGCAAGCTGCTGTTTCGCCGTGAGTCCCTCGATAAGTGGCTCGAGCAGCAAGAGCAAGCGAGCTTGCACTGCGAGCCCGAGTCTGTGCCGGGGCAGATACGAAAGCTGAGCTAG
- a CDS encoding helix-turn-helix transcriptional regulator, whose translation MVRLNALKLARMKAGLRQIDLAVALGVSESLITKWETGRAKPGGRFLERLAQLLGTEPRRLLEEVERDE comes from the coding sequence ATGGTACGGCTTAACGCGTTGAAATTGGCCCGAATGAAAGCCGGGCTAAGACAAATTGATCTTGCGGTAGCCCTGGGGGTCAGCGAAAGCCTGATAACGAAGTGGGAGACGGGGAGAGCAAAGCCGGGTGGGCGTTTCCTCGAAAGGCTGGCGCAATTGTTAGGTACAGAGCCCCGCCGACTTCTTGAGGAGGTGGAAAGGGATGAGTAG